A genomic region of Pelodiscus sinensis isolate JC-2024 chromosome 1, ASM4963464v1, whole genome shotgun sequence contains the following coding sequences:
- the RSPH1 gene encoding radial spoke head 1 homolog isoform X1, with amino-acid sequence MSDLGSEELEEEAESDLGEYEGERNAAGERHGHGRARLPNGDTYEGEYANGLRNGRGTYRFKNGARYIGEFSENKKHGQGIFMYPDGSKYEGEWVEDQRHGNGVYSYMNGDIYTGEWSSHYRHGQGTYLYAETGSKYVGGWVNGQQEGAAELIHLNHRYQGKFVNGNPIGSGKYVFDIGCEQHGEYTHVDQEKGEEEEEEEAVAITPKWKAKNITTLTLWTPAVEEPPPPPPPEEPPAAAEEEVPAPSVAEEPTEVGEPPAEATEPTEDLSPSKEGEEEEEGSKEDQVDQVNTSLEEKEEESKESEEADTSKEE; translated from the exons ATGTCGGACTTGGGCTCGGAGGAGTtggaggaggaggcggagagCGACTTGGGG GAATATGAAGGTGAACGCAATGCAGCTGGTGAACGACATGGACATGGAAGAGCACGATTACCCAATGGTGATACATATGAAGGAGAATATGCCAATGGTCTGAGAAATGGGCGG GGGACCtacagatttaaaaatggtgctcgCTACATTGGAGAATTCTCTGAGAACAAAAAGCATGGTCAAGGAATTTTTATGTATCCAGATGGATCAAAATATGAAG GAGAATGGGTGGAAGACCAAAGACATGGAAATGGAGTTTACTCCTATATGAATGGAGACATCTACACTGGAGAATGGTCCAGCCACTATAG GCATGGACAAGGTACGTATCTCTATGCAGAAACTGGCTCTAAATATGTTGGTGGCTGGGTAAATGGGCAACAGGAAGGAGCAGCTGAACTTATTCATCTAAACCACAGATACCAGGGCAAGTTTGTGAATGGAAAT CCAATAGGTAGTGGGAAGTATGTTTTTGATATTGGGTGTGAACAGCATGGTGAATACACACATGTAGACCAG gaaaaaggggaggaagaggaagaggaggaagctgTAGCAATTACTCCAAAATGGAAAGCAAAAAATATTACAACTTTAACCTTATGGACACCAGCAGTTGAAGAACCACCCCCGCCACCACCTCCTGaagagcctccagcagcagcagaagaagaggtGCCAGCACCTTCAG TTGCTGAGGAACCTACTGAGGTTGGGGAACCTCCTGCTGAAGCTACAGAGCCCACTGAAGATTTGTCCCCAtcaaaggagggagaagaggaggaggaagggagcaaAGAAGATCAGGTGGATCAGg TAAATACTAGTTTggaagagaaggaagaagaatCAAAGGAGTCAGAGGAGGCAGATACAAGTAAAGAAGAATAA
- the RSPH1 gene encoding radial spoke head 1 homolog isoform X2, with amino-acid sequence MSDLGSEELEEEAESDLGEYEGERNAAGERHGHGRARLPNGDTYEGEYANGLRNGRGTYRFKNGARYIGEFSENKKHGQGIFMYPDGSKYEGEWVEDQRHGNGVYSYMNGDIYTGEWSSHYRHGQGTYLYAETGSKYVGGWVNGQQEGAAELIHLNHRYQGKFVNGNEKGEEEEEEEAVAITPKWKAKNITTLTLWTPAVEEPPPPPPPEEPPAAAEEEVPAPSVAEEPTEVGEPPAEATEPTEDLSPSKEGEEEEEGSKEDQVDQVNTSLEEKEEESKESEEADTSKEE; translated from the exons ATGTCGGACTTGGGCTCGGAGGAGTtggaggaggaggcggagagCGACTTGGGG GAATATGAAGGTGAACGCAATGCAGCTGGTGAACGACATGGACATGGAAGAGCACGATTACCCAATGGTGATACATATGAAGGAGAATATGCCAATGGTCTGAGAAATGGGCGG GGGACCtacagatttaaaaatggtgctcgCTACATTGGAGAATTCTCTGAGAACAAAAAGCATGGTCAAGGAATTTTTATGTATCCAGATGGATCAAAATATGAAG GAGAATGGGTGGAAGACCAAAGACATGGAAATGGAGTTTACTCCTATATGAATGGAGACATCTACACTGGAGAATGGTCCAGCCACTATAG GCATGGACAAGGTACGTATCTCTATGCAGAAACTGGCTCTAAATATGTTGGTGGCTGGGTAAATGGGCAACAGGAAGGAGCAGCTGAACTTATTCATCTAAACCACAGATACCAGGGCAAGTTTGTGAATGGAAAT gaaaaaggggaggaagaggaagaggaggaagctgTAGCAATTACTCCAAAATGGAAAGCAAAAAATATTACAACTTTAACCTTATGGACACCAGCAGTTGAAGAACCACCCCCGCCACCACCTCCTGaagagcctccagcagcagcagaagaagaggtGCCAGCACCTTCAG TTGCTGAGGAACCTACTGAGGTTGGGGAACCTCCTGCTGAAGCTACAGAGCCCACTGAAGATTTGTCCCCAtcaaaggagggagaagaggaggaggaagggagcaaAGAAGATCAGGTGGATCAGg TAAATACTAGTTTggaagagaaggaagaagaatCAAAGGAGTCAGAGGAGGCAGATACAAGTAAAGAAGAATAA